The DNA sequence TGTATCTTTACCCTCATATACAAATGAAGCAAGGTCGTTTGATTTGATAAAAACTTCATAGATTTGTTTTCTCATATCTTCCGAGAATTGTCTTTTTACAACCGAGCTTATAATCATCATAGCTACAAACGGGTTAAGCGCCCCAAGTGAATTTACTTGAAATACTTGATTTTCATACTCTTCGGCTTCTTTTAATAGGTTGTCCGAGAGTCTCTCAAAGCAGTCTCTCATCATTGAGGCTGGTGTTTCGAGGCTGTTTGTCGGATTTTGAGCTTTTTCGGAGCAGATTTTATATTCGCTTAATGCTTTACTCATACCGAATAATTTATATAACCCAGCCTTCTTAGCGATTTGTTCTTTTAGGTTTGCGTCTTCGGCTAAAAAGTTATTCATTAATACTCTTTGCCTAACTTCTGTCTTAGTAAAGTTCGGATATCTTTCGGATAGGTTGAATTGTTCGTTTTGTTCGTTGATATGTTTTACAATATCTTTAAAGGCTTTTTTATCTTGAGGGTTTAGTAAGAGTCTGTTTTTTTCAAAAATTTTTAAGTCAAGGAGGTTTTTTAGTTCTTTTTGAGAAATATCTCTTTTTTCCGCAAGGGAAAAGGCGTTATATACGTTCATAAAATCAATTATATCCTCTTCTACGAGTTTTTCTTTTTTTAAGTCGATTATAGACTTAAAGATATCTTTAATGGTATCTTCATCAAATATTTGATGATACATATATGTTTTATTTTTCGAGTCTATTTGTTTTAATAAAGCTAAGGAGATTGCTTCTTTTAGGATATTTTGAGCCGCGGTTTCTCTGCTTGAGATGAAAGACCAAGCAAACGGGTTTGCTTCAAGTTCCGGATTTGGAGAGGTAAATTCTTTTTTTAGTATGTCTTTTGCTTTAAAAAGTTCCGTTCTGATTGCCGAGAACATATCTTCAGGGTTTATATCAAGGTCGTTTTCTTTTACATACTCCTCTATTGCCGATAGAATTCTTTTTTTTATCTTTTTGAGTCCTTGTCTGTCTATGTGTTTTGATTTTTCGATTTCGGGTACGAATGCAAGTATTGATTCATTTAGTTCCAAGTCGGCTTTGTTTATGATTTTATCAAGCATTTTTAGAGCGTGCTCTTCCGCAAATGCCTTTTCTTTTTTAAAGACTTCGTATCTTTTAAGTCTTTCAAGAGAGTCTAATGCGAAAGAAATAGGTAAATCAAAAAAGCTCTCTTTTACACCCCCTTTTTTTATAGAATTTATACTGCTTGCAAGTTTTAGAGCTTTTTCATCGAAATTTTGTGGGTTTGTTCTCATTTGATATAAGATTTGATTAATAGAATATGTGCTGTCTTTGAAAAGATTAACAAATTCATTTATATCGTCAATGGCGTCTTTTGTGATTGCTGAAGTACCGAATATATCTTCAAGTTCTTTTTGGTATAGTTCGTTAAACTTTCTATTTGGAATATCGTATTTTTTTCCGAATGTTTTATTATAGTCTTTTTCGATTTGCTGGGCTTTTGAATATAGCCTTAATAGAAAATCGGTATAAACGGCATTGTCGCTGTTTTCGATGAAGTTTTGTAGGAATTCTTCTAATTTTTGAGGATTTTGTTCTACTGATGATATAAAGTTTTCAATTTCTTCTTTGCTTTTAAACGTTCCTGATAGATAAGCAAGTGCATTTGCAAGAAGAGTGTTTTTAATTGTGTCTTTTTTTTGAGAAAATTGTGTTAAAAGTCTTGACTTTATTTCGTCATTTGTTAAAATTTTTCCATCGGAGTTATCAAGCGGGAAGTAAATATCACAATCTACCCCGCTACCTCCAAAATCTGACGGGAAATATTTTTGGAGCTTTTTAGGAAGCTCCTTTCCTCTTATTAAACGATTCATATCAAGTTGGTGTTCTCTTTTTATTGCAAAAAGAATTTCATCTTCCAACTTTTTAGCCTCTTCTTTGTTTTTAGGCGTAATGTTGCTATATACCGCTACGGTTGATTCCGGTAGTTGTTGTTTTTCTACTTTATTTATTTCTTGTGCTTTAAAATAACTTGCCATAATATCCCCCTTATATGAAATATTTGTCTTTCTGAGGGATATTTTACAAATTTTTTCCCAAGTTCAATGAGGTGGTAAAGGAAAATTTTGAAAAATTTTAGAAGTTTTTAAGGAGAAAGGGAGGAGAAAATTATCTAACTCTGTTAAATAGAGAAAAATCGCCGTTTTTATCTCTCATTGCGTGGAGAGGGTCTCTGATTTTTTTAACTTCATACTCCACTTTGTCGAGTTTTTTGTTAAGTTCGGTGATGCTGTCTAAAATGAGCCTGTGTCCTCTTGCTGATGATTCTACTATTGATTTTGCCGCATCAGTTGAAGTGTCACCTACAATAGTTCCAATTGTATTCTCAAACCAATTTCTAAACACTTCGAATTTTTCTTCACTTGTAATTTTTTTCGGTAGCTCATCAAGAGCTTTTTTAACTTCGGCGTCGAGTTTTTTGTTTTGTTCTTTGATGAATTTACCAAGCAGCATTACCATTTCTTCGGCTAACTCTTTTACGAACTCTTTTGTTTTTTGTTGTTGTTCTTTTACCTCTTCAAGTTCGCTTTTGAGTTGTTTGTTTTCCTCTGCAAGTTCATCGAGCTTTTGGAGGATTTTTTGGTTAATTTTAAAAATTTCCTTGTTTTGTTTGTCGAGGATTTCTAAAGTTTCTTCATTACACATTTTTAACTCCTTAATAGTTAAAGATTATAAAAAAATTATAAACAATACTTTTCTAAAACAGATTATAAATCAAAAATAAAGCAAAAGTCAATAGTTTTTATAAAAAAATTATATTTTTTTATAAGAAAATTATATTTTTTTATAATTCAGTAATAAAAATTATAATAAAAAATTATATTTTTTTATACATTAATTATATTTTCTTATATTTTTATTTTCTAAATTTCTCCGCCGGAATAGAAAAGTTGTAAATACAATTAAAAAAACAAAGGAAAAATTATGGATACTAATAAACTTTTTCAAGACATAGTGGAATTTTTTGTCGAATACAATACCACCAAAAACAAAATAGCCCTTTTTAAAGGTGGATTACCGGGAGCAGGAAAAAGCACTTCATTGCATTTTAAAGAGTTCTCCCACCTCAACCCCGTCATAATCGACGTTGATGAAATAAGAAAACTTCTTCCTAACTATACCGGGAAAAAAGAGGATTCCGCACAGACACAAAAAACCGCCGGATTACTTGCTTCAATGCTTAGAAACTACTGCATTGAAAACGGATACGACTATATGCTTGATAGTACCCTCTCAACCCCTCAAAACGTTGCCGTTGAGCTTAGTAAAGCTAAAAAAGCGGGATATAAAATATACGTTAAGTATTTATACGTTTCACTAAACGAATCACTTACGGGAGTACTGCTAAGATATTACCAAGCTCTACTAAAAGGAGAAACACCAAGATTTGTAGATTACGAATATATAAAACAAAGATACAAATCACTCCCGGAAGCAATGGCGGAATGCATTAACTACGCAGATAACGTTCAAGTGTTAAATAGACGTGGAGAAGTAATAATCGACATTAACAATTTAGTTCATACTGATAATACTGAATTCAAACAAAATATCTTCGTAGGTAAAGTAAATGAGTTAATTTTAAGATACGAAGAAAATCCTCAATGGGACAAAGTTTTTGAACTTGCCGAAAAAGCTGGGGATTTGGTAACGGCTCTTGAATGGGCTAAAAGAAAAAAAGAAGACTTTGGAGTTTTAAACTCACACTCTCAAAAAAATTTACTAAAAATCTGAAATTTTCTTGACTTGTTTTTTATTTCTGTGATATAATTAAGCTCCAAAAGTACAAAACTTCCTTGAAGAAAATGCATTACACCGACGGGGGATTGTCCCTCTTATCTGCAAGAAAAAACTTTCTTTCTTGGAGATAAGAGGGTAACCCCTCTCCCAATTTTTTTACCCCTTTCTTAAAATTCTTGATAATCCATATCAATAAATATTTTATCTTTGCCGTTTGCTTTTCTTATAGGCATATAAAGGTATTTTCCATACCACATAGGTTTTTGAGAGAGGTTTTTAAGGGCAAATTTTACTCTCGTAAATGCTTGTTTTAAATTTATAGGCTGTCTTTCTATTACATATAAAAAAATATCGTGCGTGATGTCTTCTATAAGAATAGTCATATCTTTATAATCTAAAAATCTTTTTAAATGTGTAACTACGAAATCTACAGCACTTGCCCTACAATAAACATATAACTGCATTTTTTCATTTGCTTATTATATACTTAATGGGGATATTTGTCAAGGGTTTTAGATAGAGAAGTCAGGGAGAAAAAGGGGCTCCACCATTAACATAATAAAATTTCTCTACATTCTACATACTTATATGTAGAAAAATGTATAATTAAAAAATCATAATAAGCTTTTTATTTCTTCGATTTTATTTCTAAAAATTTTAGGAAGTTCATAGAAGTTTTGAGTTTTGACACCCTTAAATGAAATATCTTTTGTAGTGGAATGGATTTGATGTTTTAAATCATTGAATTTACTAATTATTTGAGGATTTTTAGTATTTTTAACTTTCTGAGAAAGATAAAACAACTCAGCTTTGAGCTTATAAAGTTCTTCTAAAACATTTTCATCTTTTGCTATCTTGATTGATGACATTTATGTTCCTTTTAAAGTTTTATATAAAAATAATACAAATTTTTCATAGCTTTTTAAAGGGGGTAAAGAAAAAAAATCCCGGGAATTTATCGGGAAATTAACCGGGAATTTATCGGGAAATTAAAAGAGAGTTATCATTTTAAATATTGCTGTATAATTTATAGCGCTTAAAATAAGCATTATAAAAATCTCATATGCCTTATATGTATAAGTAGAATTATTTATAAATTTCTTAGATACGAAATATAATGTAATTACTACCTCTAATATAAAAAACGGATTTGCAATATATAAAAATACTTTCGTATTAAAAACCAAAACGGAAAATATTCCAATTATTAAAAACGTAATAGCAGTAAATGTTAAAGCGATGTAGGTAAGCTCTTCGAAACTAATTTTCATTTTACGTCCTTTTTTTGTTGTTATTTTAATAATATTTTTTCTACCTAATCGAAAAAATAGACAAATTTCTAAAAAAACGAAAAAAAGAAAAGAAAAAGGAGAAAAAGGCGAGGTGGGATATCGATGAAAAAAAAAATGCACTGATGACACAAATGACACAGAGGTGCGCTAATAAAAAAAGGTGCATAATGTCAATAAAAACAGACATAATGAATTTATCGGAGCGGAGTTCAACTCCTCTCTCCTCTTTCCGCTCCAAGAAAATTATAATTTTTTTTCATTGCTTTTTAAAGAGGGGGGTGAGGTTTTTTTTATTTTTTTTATATTTTTTGCAATCATTTTCCAGCTTTCTAAAATAACATATTTACTTGCCTCTTCAGTTTTGCCCTTTTCAAGTGCTTCGCTTGCAAGTTCTGCATAGTTTTTATCGCTATTTGCGAATTGAATCATTGTGTATCCGTTTAGATACACCCCTTCAATTGCTTCCTCGTCAAATTCCGGAATATATATAATTTCCGGATTGAGCTCATATTTGTTAAGAGTCTCAAAAATTTTTTTAAAATGGTGTTTTTCTCCCCTATTTAACACTAATTTTAATTTACTTTCGAGATTATTGTCTTTTATAAAACTAAAAACTTCTTCACTTTTAAGTTGATGTTTAATCTTTTTATCTATTACTACACAAACATAATCAAAATAATTAAAAAAAGATTCAATATCATATTTTTGTAACTGCTCTTTAAACCATATATAGTATTCTTTTGATATTTCGACTAAAACGTTTTTATGCCTTTTAGAGAAAATAAGAAACTCAAGTAGAGTTAAGAAGTCATTTTTTATATACTCAGCATTAAAAGGCTTATATGTATCAAAAGAAGAAGTAACATTTAATATCTTAAATTCATCTTCTCCCGATAATAAGAACTCTTTTGCAAAAAAAGTCTTACCGCTTTCTTCCGGATAAAAGATTAATATTTTCATTTTTTAAACTCTTTTTCAAGTTCTTTTTCCTCTTCCGTAAGGATATGGTCTGCTTTTATAATCTCTTGTAAATAGTATTGAAAAATTTCCTCTTTACGTTTTGGAGAATTGATAATATATAATCTATCCGCAATAAATTCTTGAGAGTCTTTTTTATAAATTTCAAGTCTTTTTACATATCTTTTATGGATATAATTTTTAAGCAAATTTAGTTCTTCAAGGTTTAATATTTTTTCTTTATTATCAAAATGATTTTGTAAAAAATCTTCTATAATTATCTGAGTTTCCGAAACCTCAACGTTTTTTATCTTTTTATCGGCATATGTCGCCACCGCTAAGAGTTTAACGAAAAAATCAAGCCTTTCATCCTGTTTTAGTTCTTTTATAGGTAATTCCTTAAAATATTCAATAACTCTCTTAAGCATATTTTCTCCTTATAAAATAATCTTTTTTTCTTTTAATTTAGTTTTAACTTCTTCCTCACTAAGATATTTCATCATCCCCTCTTCTATAAGATAATTAAAATTAAATAGCTTTTGAAAATCAGGAGCTCCGTTATCTCTAATGATTTTATAAGTTTCTAAATTGTTAAAATAGGCAATTTCATATATAGGAACAACCTTTCTTTTTGACTTTCCTGTATGATTACATTCTTCGCACCCCTCTCCTCCGCAGTATTCGCAAACTTGAGGTATAAGCGATTGAACTATAATGCCTTTAAGGGCATTAAGAATTTTTAAAGCTCCTCCTCCGCTTGCTTCTTTATTATCGGCGTTAAATAATCTTAACAATACGTCCCTTGCCGTTGATGCGTGAATTGTGGTATATGTAACGTGTCCTCTAAGCCCCATTTCGACAAAGTCTGATATTTCTTTGTCTCTAATTTCCGAAAACAATACAATATCAGGGTCGTGTCTTAACATCAATCTCATCGCTTTTTCTCTTGTAAGTTTATGTTTTTCATCTGCATTTTCCGTTATGCTGAGGTCATATTGAGGATAAGGCATCTCAATTTCGATAGGATTTTCAATACTTAAAATTCTCTTTTTCTGTTTATACAAATCATTTAATATAGCGGTTAGTAGGGTTGTTTTACCCGAGTTTGTCGCACCCGCTACGATAATAAGTCCTTTTGGATGTGAGGTAATTTGTTCTATAAGCTCAATAGCTTCAGGAAGATACCCAAGTCCTTTTAAACCGAGTGAGGCAATTTCTTCTCTTGTTTTCAATCTTCTTATAGAAACCGAATCAACTAAATGAGGAGGGCAAGCCGCAAGCCCCATATTAACCCTAAAAGTCCTTTTAATGATTCTACCTCTTTTATCACTAACATCGGTTTTAATAAGTCCCGTTGTTTCGGGCTCCCTTTCCATCAGCTCCTTATTCATCATAAGCTTTGCCTGCATTAAAGCAGACTCTATTATTTCGGTTTTTATATTTCTTTGTAATACCTCAACTCCAGCCTCTTTACCGGCTGAAAGTCTTGCCGTAATTTGATATCTGTTAATATCCTGAGCTTCAATGTGTAAGTCCGATATCCCCTCTTTCTCCATTAAGTTTAAAATATCTTTAAACTCAAAAACTTCCAGCCCTCCGCTTGTTTCGGTAATATTGTGAGAAAAATAGTAATTATAAAGTGAAGACGATATAAAAACAAAATCCTCAAATTCCTCCTTAAAAGAGACAATTTTAGGAAAAAAAAGGGCTATATATTTCTTTCCTGTCTCTTTATCTCTTAATATCATATATTCATCATCCGTTTTGATATCGACAATTTCATATTCTTCATTTAAAAAATCAATATCCTCAAGATACTTCTTATCTTTAAATTTTCTTCTAATAAACTCTTTGTGTAAAGGTTCATATCTTGAGAGGATATTTTTTAGTACCTGAATGTCGAAATTATTTTCAAGAGAAATAAGCTCTCCAAGAGCTTGTCCTATAACGGAATTTTGCTCCGAGAGCTCTTTTGCTATTTCTTCTATCTCAGATAAAAACAATTTATCGTTTTGTGTAGATTGTGTATTATTATCTACTTTCTTAAAAGATAAGCGAAAATTTGGCAATTTCATTTTTCTTCCTTATAAATGGAAATATAAAAAACGTTGTCTTTTACGATAATATTTTTTATTCCGTATTTGCTAATATTGAGTTTTTTAAATAAAAAAGGTAACACCGCTTTAATAATATATGCATCTTTTTTATTTTGAGTATCGTATTTCAGAATAATTACATTGAGGTACTTATTTGAATAATAAACATTATTAAAATCGGGTAGATAACTGATAATTCCCTGATTTTTCATAACTTTTAAGAGTCCGTTTATTAACTGCTCTATCTTAAATATTTCCGGGTTTCTAAACTTTCCTCTTTGCATTCTGTCATAAACGGGTTTTATTTTGTCATACTCTTTTTTTAGATAATCATATTCTCTTTTTTGTTGCGAAAGTTTTTGTTTATAATAATTAATATCAATTCCCGGGCTTTCTTTTAAGTTTAGATAATAATTTGTTACCCCCACAAATAACGATATTACAAAAAACAACAAAATTATTTTTATCTTATGTAGATAATAGTTTTTTTCCAAAAAACTCATTTTCATTGTTGTCCTTTATAGATTTCCAAATTTCCATTTAAAGCATTTTTCATCTGTATTAATTCTTTTTTTAATTTTTTACTTTTGTTTGATGTCTTCCTGATTTGTAAATTAAATTTATAAGCCTCCTGTTTAATTTTAGACTCTTTTTGGAAATTTGTACTCTCCGCTATTTGTGTGGAAAAATAAAAAGCTAAAAGAATGAGTATTACCCCAATGATTAAAGGAAGTTTTTTTTTCAATTTAGACTCAAAAACCGGAACTTTTTTAAAAAAGTTCTGTGTTTCTTCAGATGAAATTGCAACATCGTGAGGTATAAGTTTTACAATCTCATCTTTAACATTTATGTTAAAAATAATTGTTTTAGTATTTGGAAGCACCATTTTTAGCATATCTAAGAAATTTTTTATCTTTTTAATCTCCAAATTTAAGCTCTCAATAGGAAAGGTAAATTTGGCGAAATAATCTTTTTCTAAAATCTCGGTATTACCTATAAAAAAATTCATATTATTGTCTTTTTCTTCTACTATTATAAAAATAGTACTATTAAAATATCTTTTTATTGCTTCAGCAAGGTCATAAGCATTTATTAAAAGTTTATTTTCGATAAAAAGGTCTTTTGGAAAAAGGTAGATAAAATTTTTATCTTTTTTAACAAAATACTCAAGTTTATATTCGTCGTGATTCAACTCATATGTTTCAGTTTTTATTTTCTCAGGTATAACCAAATATTCCACAATCATTCTATTCCTTTACCTCTACATTTGCGATTGCAATTGTGTTGCAATATTTTGCATTTCAATAGTAAGCATAATAAGCCCTACTAAGAAATATACTATTACGATATAAGCAAGATAATAACTGACCGGATTCCATATCTTCATCATCATTTTATTTCCGTCTTCCGCTCTTTGTTTTGCATATTTAATCATCTTATCAATATTTTCCCAAAAAATTTTCCCTTCTTCTGTATATTTAATAAAATTAACACTCTCTTTTGGAAAACCGAAACGGAAAAACTCTTTCCAAATAGGTTTTGAGTCAATAAGAGCGGTTTTAAGTTTCTTAAACAAAGGACGCCAACCCGGATTGACGTTTGATTTTTCTAAAATCTCGGCAATTTTATGACTTGGAAGTCCTAAGGAGTGTAAAGATTTCAAGAAAAGTAAAATAGCAGGTATGTCATCATATGCACTTAATGGAAAGATTTTGAATAGAATTGAGGGTTTATATTTTCTTATATAAAACAATATTCCCAAAAACACAATTAAAAAAATTAAATAAATTATCAATACTTTTGACACGATTTGAAAATTATCTATGTACCAAAAACCGGTATTAAGCTTAACGTTAATGCCGTTCATTTTTGCTTGCTCCATAAGAGCTTGGACGGGTAAATTTACTTTTGGAAATATAAATAAAACAAGCCCCATACCGACAATTACAGCAAGCAAAGGTTTAAGGATGATAGCTAAAAAGTTCTTAAAAAACAACCCGCTCATTTCTCTCATCTGAATAATGTTTTCGATTGTTTCTTTTGGAGATTTGGAGTGCTCTAAAAGAGTTTTTTCCATAGCGTTTATAATGCCGAATTTATATAAAACATCCGCAATAGGTTGCTCTTTTTTTAAAATCAGATAAGCACACATTTTGAGAATTCTACCCGTTTTCCTCTCTTGACTTTCCGCTTGGAGCTGGATTGCTTTTTGAAAAGGAAACCCAAGCCCCATACTTGCCCTAAGCGACAATAAAATTGACGTTGATTCGTTTTTCGATAGTTTTTTAAACATCAAAACCCCTTAATATCCTATAACAGCATAACTTTTATGAATTGAAATTACTTTAATGTTATTTGCATAATCAAGGTATTCGCCTTGAGAGATAGTAATATAATTTATTTTAGGCTTAACTATTTCGGATACCATTGTTGTAGTATTATTGTTATCAGCTCCCGGTATCATAGGTGGCTGAGGTGGAGGTGGCAATTGCTGGTCTGCCGGATAAAAAGGCGCATTTGTGGTAAATCCGTTATTCATATTGTTTTCTTTTTTGACTCCCGGAATCTGAATGGTACTAAAAAACGTAAAAAGCTGATT is a window from the Caminibacter pacificus genome containing:
- a CDS encoding zeta toxin family protein — protein: MDTNKLFQDIVEFFVEYNTTKNKIALFKGGLPGAGKSTSLHFKEFSHLNPVIIDVDEIRKLLPNYTGKKEDSAQTQKTAGLLASMLRNYCIENGYDYMLDSTLSTPQNVAVELSKAKKAGYKIYVKYLYVSLNESLTGVLLRYYQALLKGETPRFVDYEYIKQRYKSLPEAMAECINYADNVQVLNRRGEVIIDINNLVHTDNTEFKQNIFVGKVNELILRYEENPQWDKVFELAEKAGDLVTALEWAKRKKEDFGVLNSHSQKNLLKI
- a CDS encoding ATPase, T2SS/T4P/T4SS family; amino-acid sequence: MKLPNFRLSFKKVDNNTQSTQNDKLFLSEIEEIAKELSEQNSVIGQALGELISLENNFDIQVLKNILSRYEPLHKEFIRRKFKDKKYLEDIDFLNEEYEIVDIKTDDEYMILRDKETGKKYIALFFPKIVSFKEEFEDFVFISSSLYNYYFSHNITETSGGLEVFEFKDILNLMEKEGISDLHIEAQDINRYQITARLSAGKEAGVEVLQRNIKTEIIESALMQAKLMMNKELMEREPETTGLIKTDVSDKRGRIIKRTFRVNMGLAACPPHLVDSVSIRRLKTREEIASLGLKGLGYLPEAIELIEQITSHPKGLIIVAGATNSGKTTLLTAILNDLYKQKKRILSIENPIEIEMPYPQYDLSITENADEKHKLTREKAMRLMLRHDPDIVLFSEIRDKEISDFVEMGLRGHVTYTTIHASTARDVLLRLFNADNKEASGGGALKILNALKGIIVQSLIPQVCEYCGGEGCEECNHTGKSKRKVVPIYEIAYFNNLETYKIIRDNGAPDFQKLFNFNYLIEEGMMKYLSEEEVKTKLKEKKIIL